A portion of the Suricata suricatta isolate VVHF042 chromosome 11, meerkat_22Aug2017_6uvM2_HiC, whole genome shotgun sequence genome contains these proteins:
- the LOC115306340 gene encoding LOW QUALITY PROTEIN: olfactory receptor 4P4-like (The sequence of the model RefSeq protein was modified relative to this genomic sequence to represent the inferred CDS: substituted 1 base at 1 genomic stop codon) translates to MENQNNVTEFVFMGLWGNKQMELLFFFLFLLCYLAILMGNFTILLTITRSHLIKQPMYYFLCHLSIIDLCYTSTVVPRLIRDLGAARKNISYNNCMTQLFTAHWLAGVEIFILVSMAFDRYVAIVKPLHYMVIMNXQRCNLLIFMAWAVGFWHSIALLLVVLNLPFCGPNQIDHYVCDVKPLLKLVCKDIRVVNILLIANSGMVVVTVFLVLLASYILILYNLRTHSSTGRRKALSTCSSHIMVVVLFFVPCIYIYILPAGSENKDKEISVFYTVIAPMLNPLIYTLRNMEMKIAMQKVWSKMTHSNFK, encoded by the coding sequence ATGGAAAATCAGAACAATGTCACAGAATTTGTTTTCATGGGTCTGTGGGGAAATAAGCAAATGGAGctactgttctttttcttgttcctgcTCTGTTACTTGGCAATCTTAATGGGAAACTTCACCATCCTACTCACAATCACCCGCAGCCATCTAATCAAACAGCCAATGTACTATTTTCTCTGCCACCTTTCTATCATAGATCTCTGCTACACCTCCACTGTGGTCCCCAGGCTAATCAGGGACTTGGGTGCAgcaagaaaaaacatttcctaTAACAACTGTATGACCCAGCTCTTCACTGCCCACTGGCTGGCGGGTGTGGAGATCTTCATCTTGGTGTCCATGGCTTTCGACCGCTACGTTGCCATCGTCAAGCCCCTGCACTACATGGTCATCATGAACTGACAGAGGTGTAACCTGTTGATCTTCATGGCCTGGGCTGTGGGTTTTTGGCATTCCATTGCTCTACTGTTGGTAGTACTCAATTTACCTTTCTGTGGTCCTAATCAGATCGATCACTACGTATGTGATGTGAAGCCTCTGTTGAAACTGGTGTGCAAAGACATTCGTGTCGTTAATATCTTATTGATTGCAAACTCAGGAATGGTGGTGGTTACTGTCTTTCTGGTCCTGTTGGCTTCTTATATACTCATACTATATAATCTTAGGACCCACTCCTCCACAGGGCGGCGCAAAGCTCTCTCCACCTGCAGCTCTCACATAATGGTGGTAGTTTTGTTCTTCGTGCcctgtatctatatttatattctcCCTGCAGGGAGTGAGAACAAGGATAAGGAAATCTCTGTGTTTTACACTGTGATTGCCCCCATGCTGAATCCTCTCATCTATACCCTGAgaaacatggaaatgaaaatcGCCATGCAGAAGGTGTGGTCTAAAATGACACATTCAAATTTCAAGTAA